Proteins from a single region of Apium graveolens cultivar Ventura chromosome 7, ASM990537v1, whole genome shotgun sequence:
- the LOC141673548 gene encoding plasma membrane ATPase 1-like, which translates to MEYNFEGRYDLVRFLKTVQKAGLYANLRVGSYVCAEWNFGEFPLWLKYVPCISFRTDNEPFKVFRDGRWNEEDEVVLVPGDIISIKLGDIVPADARLLEHDPLKIDQVGLLTTANVLKYNTLQSSLTGESLPVTKGPGDGVYPGSTCKQGEIDAVVIATGVHTFFGKAAYLVDSTNQVGRFQKVLTAIGNFCICSIAVGMVDPAVFKIDMLVHFCKEIIVITDERNSVFAKGRDADDVVLMAARASRTENQDAIDSTIVGMLVDPKEVGVQTSKMEMLPSNVDINSWETYNEER; encoded by the exons ATGGAG TACAATTTTGAGGGGAGATATGATCTAGTTAGGTTTCTAAAGACAGTGCAGAAAGCAGGGCTTTATGCGAATCTTCGAGTTGGGTCTTATGTTTGTGCCGAATGGAATTTTGG AGAGTTTCCTCTTTGGCTGAAGTATGTTCCATGCATTAGCTTCAGAACAGACAATGAGCCATTTAAG GTTTTTAGAGATGGAAGGTGgaatgaggaagatgaagttgtttTGGTGCCTGGAGATATTATCAGCATAAAATTAGGAGATATAGTTCCTGCAGATGCTCGTTTACTTGAGCATGATCCTTTGAAAATTGATCAAGTGGGTCTCCT TACAACTGCTAATGTTCtcaagtataacactttgcagTCATCTTTGACTGGTGAGTCCCTTCCTGTAACAAAAGGGCCTGGAGATGGAGTGTACCCAGGTTCTACATGCAAACAGGGAGAAATTGATGCTGTGGTCATTGCCACCGGGGTTCATACCTTCTTCGGGAAAGCCGCTTACCTTGTTGATTCCACTAATCAAGTGGGCCGCTTTCAGAAG GTGTTGACTGCGATTGGTAACTTTTGTATATGCTCTATTGCTGTGGGGATGGTG GATCCTGCTGTGTTCAAGATTGACATGCTTGTCCATTTCTGCAAAGAAATAATTGTAATTACTGATGAGAGGAACTCG GTATTTGCAAAAGGAAGAGATGCAGATGATGTTGTTCTTATGGCAGCTCGAGCCTCACGAACAGAAAACCAGGATGCAATAGATTCTACCATAGTTGGGATGCTGGTTGACCCAAAAGAG GTTGGAGTTCAGACATCAAAAATGGAAATGTTGCCGAGCAACGTTGATATTAACTCATGGGAGACCTATAATGAGGAAAGATAG